A region of the Mus musculus strain C57BL/6J chromosome X, GRCm38.p6 C57BL/6J genome:
CTTAGCTCCAAGTACTGTAAGAGGCCCTATCTCAAGGTAGTAATTTGGAAAGTAAGAGCAGGACACCTGATGACAACTTCACTCAAGCtccttgaagctcaaaattatgtgtactcacactttctctctctctctctctctctctctctctctctctctctctctctctctctctctctctctctctctctctgtcacacacacacacactcacacacactcacacacacagtggcaatTCAGGGAACATTATTTTGTGAAGGAATAGGTTACATTTTTTAGCATAGTCTCCATTCTGTGTTGCAGAGATGAAATACTTCCTTCTGTTTTGAAGAATTGAATTTGACCGAAAGAGGTCTAGATCTTGCAGGATGATAATTGTGATACTActtctggtttggttttatttcgtttaggtttaggtttttctttgtttgttttgtttgtttattttcatggaaTGCACCCAGTAGTTTGCACATGCTAAACAAGTATTCAACCAATGAGCAACATCCTAGATTCCTTAAAgggtttttgatttttgtctttgtttgtttgaaatgatATTTCATGAAAGTCAGGTTGCCTATATAGGGATGACATTAACTCAAGATTCTCTCCTTTCTATCTTCTGGAATTATAGACACTTCGCCTAGTTTTATGGAATGTATAGGCTTAAGTCAAGGGAGATATGTATGATAGACAAGGACTCTACCAATTTAACTAGATCCCCTGTCCAAAGTTTGGGGTACAAGtgataaatatagaaagaaagaaaaaatatgttcCCTTTTGCTGTCGTCCAAGATACTcccaactgaaaatattttaaagtatattgaaATTGAAATCATCTATCCATTGCAAATAGTTTTGAACCGTTCAAGAATTTCATACCAGAAATCactgagaaaagtaaagaaaaccaaagtggggATAGTGGACCATTCATGCAAACCAATTTCTGATAGCATTGAGACAAGTACTGGGAATATAGGCAAGAGATATTACACCCtgactatataaaaatattttgagagatTCTTGTCACAAAAGCCTAGCCAATTAAGTTGGATCTCTGGGATGCTTGTAGAAGTGGATGGAGAAAGTAGGTTCATGCAAGGttgccttctgacttctgcatgcacaccacagcatacacacccacacatatcatGGACAAAATAcacaatagttttcactattaaaagaaaattagtatTTCTTTCCTTAAGTTTACAAATCATGTAGTACCTAATTTCATGTAAATGATTTCTTATGAGAACCACAGCCCTGCTCATGCTGAGTATGTACTGGACAACTGAGCTACAATCCCAATACAGAAAATATTCCTTACACAAATGATTATTTTACAATAGTATGCAAGTTTGCATTTAAATAGTCCTTGTTGTAGCACCTTCTTCCTAATGTCAGTTACTTTGACCATTCAGAAGTGTTGTAGCAGGACATGGAAATACCAAATATAGGGGGCTTTTGCTTTCTAAGCAAAATATACTAGTGTAAAGCTACCTTTTTTAGTACTGTCTGTATAATGTTGCTCACTTACTCTTAAGGATTATCATAGACACTGTCAAAGTTTTTACTGTCTCCTTTCGAGTGACTCACTATTATACCTCTTTGGTTAAAgagataaaaagaatgaaaataaagctaaGTTATTACCAGATCCATTTATTTGAATTGTACCAAGCCAACTCTTTGCTACCTTTATAGCATTTGTATTCCACTCACTTAGTTATTCTCCCTagaattaaatatttgtttacattcaaatataaattttaatgacCACTGGGTAGAGAAATACTCAGTAGAATaatttggaatatttttctttgatcttAAAGAGTTGTATTACAGAACATTCTTAAATGTagatgtaactcagttggtagCTAGCATGCATAAAACCCTGAGTTCAAACCTCATTGCCATATAGTACCATTTGTAGTGGCatgtgtctttaatcctagtgttGAAGAGGTTGATGGAGGAGTTTATAAGTTCAAGATCACAGTTGTATATGTAGTAAGTTACTGGCTATCATGAAATTCTGCAAGTTCCCCCCAAAATATCTCTTTACTCTCAAGTACGATGTCAAATGGTTTAGTTGGTAAAATACACAAGACagctaattttcattatttttatgataCATACAAGTAATTTTCCTTGTGAAAGTGACATGGTATATAGGATAGCTCCGTAAActattacataaaaatattgtcaTTCATTCTAGGATAAAATCACTGATATTAATAGTCTTGAGAAGCtgatgtggtggcacaagcctataaATCCAAACTTCGGGAAAATCACGTGTTTCAGGCTAACCTAAACAATATAATTAGGACCTCTCAAAAAGCAAAGTAggggaggaatagaggaaggaagaaaggaaggaggggcttTAAAAATACACTTGTGGCTTAATCTAATCATAGACTGtctcatttatattatataactggGATCTTTTGCAGACAAGACAAGTCAACCTAGAAAGTCTAACAAGGAGGAATGGAAACCAATCAGAAGAGAGACAGCTACAACAAGAAAGAATCCAATTGTTCTTCAGGAGTTTACATGGCCTCTCCCAATCTCATGACCACCACATTGGCAGATCTCATGGCCACTATTCCAGAAGATCACGTAATCGATTCAGGAGAGCTCCTGTTCACTCAGAGAGATCTCATGTCTACTCAGGTAGAACTAATAACTATACAGAtagaccacaccatgacctctcagatagaccacacaaTCAACTCTCAGTGAGACCACATCCTGACCTCTCAGGTAGACCACTTCATGACTACTCAGGTAGACCACATCAAAACCATGCAGTTAGGCTTCAACATGGCCACTCAGATAGATATCATCTTACCCATACAGAGAGAGTTCTTCCTAGCCACTCAGGGATAGCTCATCCtggccacacagagagagataatcAAGTCCAAAGAGGGAGAGCTCATGATAACCAATCAGGGTTAGCTCATCACAACCATGATGGCAGATCTCATCATGACCACTCAGGGAGAGCTTATCATGGCCATGCAAGGAGAGCTCATAACAACCAGTCATGGAGATCTGATAACAACCAGTCATGGAGAGATCTTAACCAGTCATGGAGAGGTCGGAACAACCAGTCACAAAGaggtcatgacaaccagtcacagagaggtcatgacaaccagtcacgtagaggtcatgacaaccagtcacagagaggtcatgacaaccagtcacaGAGAGGTCATAATGATCAGTCATGGAGAGCTCATAACATCCGGTCACGGAGAGATCGTTATCACACCTCATTGAGATCTAGTAGCATCCAGTCATGGATGCTTCATGAAAGAGAAAGATACCATGGtccaagaggaagaaatggaccaAGGGATGCATCACCACCAGGATCTGAGCCAGAAATTGTCAGGTAGAAACAAAATCAGTACTTTATCAATGTTAGTACAACGTTTGGAATGATATAGAAAAGTATAAGAATTTCTGTGTCTTAATAACTAAATTAGTATTTTCCCAATTCAGACACTGCTGCACACAGTAGGAGAAACTTGTCTGGTAACAAACTATAGAAATGATCCCTGAAAG
Encoded here:
- the Gm15127 gene encoding ovary testis transcribed; translated protein: MANHEDEIRQLRYLEAANSEEEYNEENDIQSESSRGQAFFPGHPRGRGHRRDSRGRNGHFFRQRFSANHPLLHLTRQVNLESLTRRNGNQSEERQLQQERIQLFFRSLHGLSQSHDHHIGRSHGHYSRRSRNRFRRAPVHSERSHVYSGRTNNYTDRPHHDLSDRPHNQLSVRPHPDLSGRPLHDYSGRPHQNHAVRLQHGHSDRYHLTHTERVLPSHSGIAHPGHTERDNQVQRGRAHDNQSGLAHHNHDGRSHHDHSGRAYHGHARRAHNNQSWRSDNNQSWRDLNQSWRGRNNQSQRGHDNQSQRGHDNQSRRGHDNQSQRGHDNQSQRGHNDQSWRAHNIRSRRDRYHTSLRSSSIQSWMLHERERYHGPRGRNGPRDASPPGSEPEIVRSSAIRERTDYLWVQEHRRNETVELNVGLEDGYSSAEESDESFDRLTCRSMLDTLY
- the Gm15127 gene encoding ovary testis transcribed isoform X1, whose product is MANHEDEIRQLRYLEAANSEEEYNEENDIQSESSRGQAFFPGHPRGRGHRRDSRGRNGHFFRQRFSANHPLLHLTRQVNLESLTRRNGNQSEERQLQQERIQLFFRSLHGLSQSHDHHIGRSHGHYSRRSRNRFRRAPVHSERSHVYSGRTNNYTDRPHHDLSDRPHNQLSVRPHPDLSGRPLHDYSGRPHQNHAVRLQHGHSDRYHLTHTERVLPSHSGIAHPGHTERDNQVQRGRAHDNQSGLAHHNHDGRSHHDHSGRAYHGHARRAHNNQSWRSDNNQSWRDLNQSWRGRNNQSQRGHDNQSQRGHDNQSRRGHDNQSQRGHDNQSQRGHNDQSWRAHNIRSRRDRYHTSLRSSSIQSWMLHERERYHGPRGRNGPRDASPPGSEPEIVRSSAIRERTDYLWVQEHRRNETVELNVGLEDGYSSAEESDESFDRFRGF